The Fusobacterium periodonticum 1_1_41FAA genomic sequence TTGGAAAAGTTTATATTGATGAAGACTATAAAAATATTATGTTGACTACAAGTGAAAAAGATAGCAATGTAAGTTTAAGACCTATGACAAGAGGTTCAAGAATAAAGTTTAATCCCAATGCAGAAGTTTTAAGATTTTTTGTTGCTTGGAAAAATTTAGATGATAAAACTTTAAAAGAATTAAATGCTTATTCTGATAGAGTAGATGTAGATTTATCAGCACTTACTTTTGATGAAAACTTAGAATTTAATGATGTAGTAGCCTACTATAATCAAAAGAAATCATATTTTGCTTTCAGTGGAGACATTACTAATGCACCAGAAGGAGCATTAGAATATATTGATGTTTTTGATTTAGAAAAGCTAAAGAAAAGAGGAGACAGATATGTCTTAGTAGAAATTCGTTCATATAATGGCTATACATTCAAAGAAATAAATACTGTCTATGCTGGTGTAATGGAGTTAACTTCTAAAGAAGCTAAAGAAAAGAAAAATATGTATAGTACTGCAATTACAGAAGGCTTTCAAATTGTATCTTCTGAGAGAACAACTAATACAATTTTAGTTGATTTAAGAAATTTTGAATATATTTGGTTAGATATGAATATGGATGCTTATAAGTTAGGTGTATTTCAAAATGCTTTAAATGATGAAGAAATACCTTATTTAAATGGTTTGTTAAGATATTTCTCAAGAAAACAATACGTTACTATGTATGATTTATTAAAATTAAATGCTGATGTTAGAGGAGTTTTAACAAAAGATAAGAAAGAAGCAGATATTATATTTGAAAAAGTGGATAATAAAAATAACTTAGCACTTGCTGATATTCTAAGTAATTACCTTTAATTTATTCTTGTGAAAAAATAAAATTTATGTTAGAATAAGAAAAAATTAGAGGTTTTGCTGTTCAGAAGTTACTCCTACTTCTATTTATTAAAAGAGGGAGGAAAGACTTCGAGTCCCCTCCATTAACTTGAGTAACACACACAGCAAATGATACCTCTATTTTTTATTTATCCATCTATCTTGAAACCAATACCATTGTTCTGGTTTATTTAAGATAATCTTCTCATAAACTTTTAGAAGCCTATCTGTTAAATCACTTTCATTAGTATAATTTTCAGGGTGGATAATTTCATCAATATAGATATTACAGATATTATTGCTGTCCACTTCATTATGAATAACTATAATAGGTAATTTCTCTCTCATAGAAAAGAATGCTGTAAAACCTGAAGCTGTTGTTGGTAAATTAAAAAAGTTTACTTTCTCTCCATTGGGTTTTCTAACATCATTTAACATAATAAAGAAACCTTTAGATTTCTTATGCTTAAAAAGTAATTTAATATTATGTTCTGTGAAAGAAAGCATATTTTTCTTAAATCTAATTTTATTCATATAGGCTTCAATAAATCTATTGGGAACAGGTCTTATAATTATAAACATCTGTTCATCTATAATGGGATACATACTCATATGAAAGAAGCCATAATGTAATGTTGCTAAAACTATTCTATCATTTGTTTCTTTCAATTTTTCAAGTAGTTCTATATTGTGAATGATAGGTGGATATTTCTCAGCATATTCATAAATCCAAAAAGGTAACAAGAAAGACTTCATAGTATTTCTATAGGATTTAATAGCTATATCTTTAATTTGCTTATCTGTTAAATTATAGTTATATTGTTCGTTTAAGATTAAATTTAGATTTCTTAACGATAGCTTTCTACCTTTTGGAATTAAATAATATAAAAATAAACCTAGAAATTCAGAAAATTTTAATTTGATTTTGCTAGGTAAGATTTTAAAAATAGATATAAATATTAAAAATATAAGATAGATTATAAAATCAAATATTAGTTTCAATATTATCACAACCTTAATATCATTAAAAATAGTTCGTTACTAGCCAGACAGTATAGTAAAAAACAGTTCACTGCTAGCTAAATTTCTTAACGATAAAAAATCAAGAGTTCGCTGTAATTTCAGCAAACTTGCTGACAAGTCAGCTTCAAACACGCTGAGAATTACTCGGCTCACTCTGTTTGATTTTTTATCTAAAATTTAGAATGCAGATTCACTTGTTTTTTACTAATATATCCAGTGTAACTTCTCTATTTTTAATTGAGAATTTGAATTAAAAGTTTATGGAATTATTATAGCATAAAGAGGGAAATATGGTAAATAAAGTAAAATTAGGAATAAACAATTTATATTTATTTAAAAATAATAATGATGATTACTTGTTGCTTGATACTGCTTTGTCTTGCAAAGAAGATGTAATTTTAGATGAAATCAATAAACTTATTGGTGACTACAATAAAATTAAAGTAATAGTAATTACTCACTCTCATTCTGACCATATTGGAAATTTAAAATTATTATTAGATAAAATAAAAAGAGAAGATAAAGTTGTAATAGCACATAACAGTACTAAAGATATTATGCTTACAGGAGAAAAAGTAATTCCCAATGGTTTCTATAAATTTTCAAAATATATTTCTAAAAAATTAAAAGCCAAGTCTTCAGAAAATTTTCAAAAAGGCTTTGAAAACCTGACAGAAGAATACTTCAAATATGTAAACTTTTTAGATTTTAAAGATTATAAAGAATTCTCTTTAGATAAATATGGTTTTGAGAATTTAAAATTAATCTACACTCCAGGACATTCAAAGGATTCGATTTCTCTTGTCTACAATAATGATTACTTGTTCTGTGGAGATATGGTTCAAAATCTATGCTTTAAATATCCTCTGATACCACTTTTTGGAGATGATATTGAAGAATTGATAAATTCTTGGAAAAAAGCCATAGAAAAAGGCTACTCCAGGTTTTATCCTGCTACTTCTAAAAGCTATATCTTAAGAGAAAATTTAATCAAAAAATTGGAGAAATATGAATAAGATAGAATTTAAAATTATAAGAGGAAACGAAAGAAGTGAAGAAATAAGTGAAATCTTAAATGAAGAAGATATGGAAAGTTCCATACAAATTAAATATATAAAGTATCCTAATCTCTTTGAATCGTTGAAATTAGATGGAGTAAGAGAACCACTTATTGTTCCTGGAATAGACACTACAAATTATAGAATGGTTGGTTTAGGTGCTTGTACCATATTTGAAGATAATGTTGCTTACTTAAATTCTTTTAGAATAAGGACAGAATACAGAAACAAGGTTAATTTTGGAAATGGCTACAAAAAGATTATAGAAGAATTAGAAAAAGAAGGGATAGATACAATTATCACAACTATTTTAGATGATAATAAGATGGCAAAGGAAATACTTACTAAACAAAGAAGAAATATGCCAATCTATGAGTTCTATAAAAATATAACTTTCTATAGCATAAAAAATATTAAGAAAAATAGCCTAGTTATAGATGATTTATATGTAACAGAATATAAAAATTTTAGAATAGAAATTAAAAATAAAATAAATAAAAAATATTTTGTTGAAGATTACAAAGGCATATATAAATTTTTATATAAGATGAGAAAATTCATCTCTTTCTTTGGTTATCCTGAACTACCAAAGAAAAATACTGAGATGAAATTTCTATATGTCGATATAATTGCAAAAGATGATGACTATAGTAATACTTTGGAAGCTATAAAACATTTACAAAGTATGGGTTGTTCTTGTGATTTCTTTATGATAGGTACTTATGAAAATTCATCACTAGATATGCAACTAAAGAAAATTAAATCTTTTAAATATAAAAGTAAACTCTATAAAGTATATTATGGAGAAGATAAAAATAAGGGAAAAGATATAAAATTCAAATTTTGGAACTTGTAAAAGAGGTGAAATTAAATGGAACTAAAGGGCGATATAGTTAAAATCAATGAAATTTCACAGAGTGAAATAGAAGAAATGTATATTTTAATGACCGAGTTTTACAATGATGTTGAAAAAGATGTATTTTTAAAAGATTTAAAAGAAAAAGATTATTGTATTATTTTGAAAGATGATAAAAACAAGGTGAAAGGTTTTTCAACTCAAAAGATAATGAACTTTACTTTAGGAAATGAAGAAATATATGGAGTATTCTCAGGTGACACAATAATAGATAAAGAAAATTGGGGAAACTTAACTCTATTTAAAGTCTTTGCTAATTTCTTCTTCCCCTTTGGAGAAAAATACAAGAATTTCTATTGGTTTTTAATAGTCAAAGGCTACAAGACTTATAAATTTCTTCCAACTTTCTATAAAGAATTTTATCCCAATTATAAGGCTGAAACTCCTGAAAAATTTAAAAATATAATGGATCTCTTTGGTGAAATTAAATATCCAAATGAGTATAACAAAGAAAATGGAGTTATAGAATATAAAGGAATAAAGGACTCATTGAAAAAAGGAGTTGCTGATATAACCGAGAAAGAATTAAAAGATAAAAATGTTCAATTCTTTTTAGAAAGTAATCCTGATTATGAAAAAGGGAATGATTTAGTTTGTATCACTTCTTTAAAAGTTGAAAATCTAAAAGAAAAGACATTAAAAATTTTATTCAACTAATCTATTGAAAAATAGTTCGTTACTAGCCAGATTTTTTATATATAAACTGCCTGATAGCCATTAGTGTCTCGTGAGCTCCGAAATGCTCACTCAACAATAATGGACATCGCAGCAGTTTTAAAAACTTAAAATATAATTTTAATTATTTTTCAATAAAATCATTCAAACGGGAAGGACAGTTATGTTAATAAAACTTTATCTTTATATCATTCATAGTATATTTTTACTTTTCTACAAAAAAGAATATAAGAAGTATATGAATAGTAGAAATATTTTAGAGATACAAGAAAATAAATTAAAAGAGATTTTAGAAAACAACAAGAATTCTCTTTATGGGAAAAAATATAATTTCAATAAAATAAAAACTATTGAAGATTTTCAAAGAGAAGTTCCACTTACAACATATGAAGATTATCTACCCTATATAGAAAAGATAAAGAATGGTGAAGAACATATACTAACTTATGAGAAGGTTAAGATGTTTGAGTTAACAAGTGGTTCAACTTCGGCAAGTAAATTAATACCTTACACTGATAGTTTAAAAAAAGAGTTTCAAGCTGGTATAAAAGTTTGGTTGTATTCACTATATAAAAAATATCCCAGCTTAAAATTTGGAAAAAGTTATTGGAGTATCACTCCTAAAATAGATTTTCAACATAAAGAAAAATCTGTTATTCCCATAGGCTTTGAAGAAGATAGTGAGTATTTTGGAAATTTTGAAAAACATCTAATAGACTCTATCTTTGTAAATCCTAAGGACATTAAAAATGAAAAAGATATGGATAGATTTTATTTCAAAACTCTTTCAGCCCTTGTGGCAGAAGAAAATATTAGACTTTTTTCTTTTTGGAGTCCTAGTTTACTACTTTTGTTAATAGAGTATTTAGAAAAGAATTCTGAAAAGATTTTAAAATTTCTTAAGGAAAAAAGAAGAGAAGAAGTGAGAAAATATATAGAAAGCAAAGAATATCATAAAATTTGGAAAAATCTAATCCTTATAAGTTGTTGGGGAGATATGAATTCAACTGAATATCTAAAAAAAATACAAGAGCTCTTCCCTAAAACAATAATTCAAGAGAAAGGTTTGCTTGCAACAGAAGGATTTATTTCATTTCCTGATGCTGAGAAAAATCTTTCCAAACTAAGTTTCTATTCACATTTTTTTGAATTTCTATCTTTAGATGATAATAAAATTTATGATACTTCAGAAATTGAAGCCAATAAAAAATACGAACTTATTATTACAACTTCTGGAGGTTTATATAGATATTGTATAGGTGATATCATAGAGGTAATTTCCATTGAAAATAATGTTCCCTACATAAAATTCGTTGGAAGAAAAGGGGCAGTATCTGATTTGTTTGGTGAAAAACTAGAGGAAAGTTTTTTGAAAAATATTATGGAAACTTACAAACAAAAAATAGATTTCTATATGTTTGCACCTAATAAAAATCACTATATACTTTTTATAAAAACTGATAAAAAAATAGATGTAAAAGATTTAGAAAATAAATTAAGAGAAAATTTTCACTATGATTATTGCAGAAAATTAGGGCAATTAAAAGCAATAAAAGTGTTTACATTAACTGGTCAGCCTGAAAAAGAATATATAGAGGCTTGTCAAAATAAAAATCAAAAATTAGGAAATATCAAAATGACAGCACTTTCAAAAGAAAGTGGCTGGGAGAATATCTTCAGTGGATATTTTCAAGAAAGTGAGGACAAATGAAGATAGCTTTTTTAGCACCTGCTGGTGCAATGCACCGTTTTAATGGAAGTTTTGGAAAAAGTCTCCATTATGCACCATTAACATTAACAACTTTGGCAGCATTAATTCCTGAAAGTTTAAATGCTGAGGCAAAAATTTATGATGAAACTATTGAAAAAATTCCTTTGGATTTAGAAGCTGATATTATTGTTATGACTTCTATCACAGGAACATCTCAAAGATGCTATGCCTATGCAGATTATTTTAGACAAAGAGGTATCACTGTTGTTTTAGGTGGAGTTCACCCCTCACTTATGCCAGAAGAAGCCTCTCAACATGCAGATGTTGTAATGGTAGGATTTGCTGAACAAACTTTTCCACAAATGCTTTTAGATTTTAAAAATGGAAGTTTAAAAAGAATGTATATTCAAAATAAGGAGTTTAATTTAGATAATAAGGTAATTCCTAGAAGAGAGCTTTTACAAAAAGATAAATATATCACAACAGCAACTGTTGAAGTTGTTAGAGGTTGTTCATTACCTTGCACTTTCTGTGCCTATCCAACTGCCTTTGGAAGAAAAATATATAAGAGACCTATAAAGGAAGTATTATCTGAGATTGAAATGTTTTCAGAAAAGATTATCCTTTTCCCTGATGTAAATTTAATCGCTGATAGAGAATATGCAATGAGACTTTTTAAAGAAATGAAATCTCTAAATAAATATTGGATGGGACTTGTAACTTCTTCTGTGGGTATAGATGAAAATATGATTAAGACTTTTGCTGACAGTGGTTGTAAAGGTTTGTTAATAGGTTTTGAATCTATCACTCAGGAATCTCAAAGTTATATCAATAAGGGTATAAACAAGGTTGCTGATTATGCAGAACTTATGAAAAAACTTCATGACTATGGAATTTTAGTACAAGGTTGTTTCGCCTTTGGAAGTGATGAAGAAGATACTTCCGTATTTGAAAGAACTGTTGAAGCTGTCGTTAAAGCTAAGATTGACTTACCTAGATACAGTATTCTAACTCCTTTCCCTAAAACACAATTCTATGCTCAACTTGAAGCAGAAAACAGAATATTTGAAAAGAATTGGGCTATGTATGATGTAGAACACTGTGTATTTACTCCTAAGAAAATGACAGTTGAGGAATTAGAAAAAGGTACTGCTTGGGCTTGGAGAGAAACATATAGTATGAAGAATATTTTTAAAAGGTTAGCACCTTTCACTCATAGTCCTTGGATATCATTACCTTTAAACATAGCATATAGAAAATATGCTGATAAATATGAACATTTCACAAGGGAAGTTATGTGTGATAACTCTGATATACCCTTAATATTTGAAAAATAAGAAAGAAGTGAAAATATGAAAATAGATAAAATAGCAATATTAAATGATATTTCTTCAAATAATATAAATCTAATCAGTTTTTTAGATACATTTGCTAAATTTTCTCAAAATACAAAAGATATGGCAGAATTTATGTATTTGAATGAAAATATATCTCAAAGTTTTTTTAAGCTAACAGACTTGAAGAAAGAAGATTTAGAAGATATTTTAGATATTCTTAAACTTATTAAAGATAAATCTAAAAAAGAAGATTTAGATATATATGGTGAGGAAGTTGAAAGAGGAATTAATGAAGTAAATTGGCTTATTGAAGAAAAAAATCTTTATCAAAATATTTTTCAAGAATTTGACAACAAAAATATCTTGAATAAAAATTCCATAGTGAATGAACTA encodes the following:
- a CDS encoding GH3 auxin-responsive promoter family protein, which translates into the protein MLIKLYLYIIHSIFLLFYKKEYKKYMNSRNILEIQENKLKEILENNKNSLYGKKYNFNKIKTIEDFQREVPLTTYEDYLPYIEKIKNGEEHILTYEKVKMFELTSGSTSASKLIPYTDSLKKEFQAGIKVWLYSLYKKYPSLKFGKSYWSITPKIDFQHKEKSVIPIGFEEDSEYFGNFEKHLIDSIFVNPKDIKNEKDMDRFYFKTLSALVAEENIRLFSFWSPSLLLLLIEYLEKNSEKILKFLKEKRREEVRKYIESKEYHKIWKNLILISCWGDMNSTEYLKKIQELFPKTIIQEKGLLATEGFISFPDAEKNLSKLSFYSHFFEFLSLDDNKIYDTSEIEANKKYELIITTSGGLYRYCIGDIIEVISIENNVPYIKFVGRKGAVSDLFGEKLEESFLKNIMETYKQKIDFYMFAPNKNHYILFIKTDKKIDVKDLENKLRENFHYDYCRKLGQLKAIKVFTLTGQPEKEYIEACQNKNQKLGNIKMTALSKESGWENIFSGYFQESEDK
- a CDS encoding B12-binding domain-containing radical SAM protein — translated: MKIAFLAPAGAMHRFNGSFGKSLHYAPLTLTTLAALIPESLNAEAKIYDETIEKIPLDLEADIIVMTSITGTSQRCYAYADYFRQRGITVVLGGVHPSLMPEEASQHADVVMVGFAEQTFPQMLLDFKNGSLKRMYIQNKEFNLDNKVIPRRELLQKDKYITTATVEVVRGCSLPCTFCAYPTAFGRKIYKRPIKEVLSEIEMFSEKIILFPDVNLIADREYAMRLFKEMKSLNKYWMGLVTSSVGIDENMIKTFADSGCKGLLIGFESITQESQSYINKGINKVADYAELMKKLHDYGILVQGCFAFGSDEEDTSVFERTVEAVVKAKIDLPRYSILTPFPKTQFYAQLEAENRIFEKNWAMYDVEHCVFTPKKMTVEELEKGTAWAWRETYSMKNIFKRLAPFTHSPWISLPLNIAYRKYADKYEHFTREVMCDNSDIPLIFEK
- a CDS encoding lysophospholipid acyltransferase family protein, which encodes MIILKLIFDFIIYLIFLIFISIFKILPSKIKLKFSEFLGLFLYYLIPKGRKLSLRNLNLILNEQYNYNLTDKQIKDIAIKSYRNTMKSFLLPFWIYEYAEKYPPIIHNIELLEKLKETNDRIVLATLHYGFFHMSMYPIIDEQMFIIIRPVPNRFIEAYMNKIRFKKNMLSFTEHNIKLLFKHKKSKGFFIMLNDVRKPNGEKVNFFNLPTTASGFTAFFSMREKLPIIVIHNEVDSNNICNIYIDEIIHPENYTNESDLTDRLLKVYEKIILNKPEQWYWFQDRWINKK
- a CDS encoding MBL fold metallo-hydrolase, translated to MVNKVKLGINNLYLFKNNNDDYLLLDTALSCKEDVILDEINKLIGDYNKIKVIVITHSHSDHIGNLKLLLDKIKREDKVVIAHNSTKDIMLTGEKVIPNGFYKFSKYISKKLKAKSSENFQKGFENLTEEYFKYVNFLDFKDYKEFSLDKYGFENLKLIYTPGHSKDSISLVYNNDYLFCGDMVQNLCFKYPLIPLFGDDIEELINSWKKAIEKGYSRFYPATSKSYILRENLIKKLEKYE